In Bacillus methanolicus, the following proteins share a genomic window:
- the plsY gene encoding glycerol-3-phosphate 1-O-acyltransferase PlsY, whose product MTWFLFLLAYLLGSIPTALFFGKYFFKIDIREHGSNNPGATNTLRVLGKKAAIVVLLVDVGKGALASLLPAMFSVQIDPLYFGLVAVIGHCFPVFAGFRGGKAIATTAGVLLVSNIWMFVIAYTSFFLVISLTKYVFFGSISVGISLFIFSLIQQDTFYSIVFALFTIFLIFLHRSNIRNFINKEEPKINDKRIKNDRINPPASL is encoded by the coding sequence ATGACATGGTTTCTTTTTCTTTTAGCATATCTTTTGGGGTCCATCCCAACTGCTTTGTTTTTCGGCAAATATTTTTTCAAAATAGACATAAGGGAGCATGGAAGCAATAATCCCGGAGCAACAAATACATTGAGAGTATTGGGGAAAAAAGCTGCAATTGTGGTATTGCTCGTCGATGTCGGAAAAGGTGCGCTTGCTTCTTTGCTGCCTGCTATGTTTTCCGTCCAAATTGATCCTCTGTATTTTGGGCTAGTTGCAGTTATTGGCCATTGTTTCCCCGTTTTTGCCGGCTTTCGGGGCGGAAAGGCAATTGCGACTACCGCAGGGGTGCTTCTCGTTTCAAATATTTGGATGTTTGTGATTGCTTACACTTCTTTTTTTCTGGTGATCTCCCTTACAAAATATGTGTTTTTCGGTTCGATTTCAGTCGGTATATCTTTATTCATTTTTTCGTTAATTCAGCAGGATACATTCTATTCGATTGTTTTTGCACTTTTTACGATTTTTCTTATTTTCTTGCACCGCTCCAACATCCGGAACTTCATCAATAAAGAAGAACCAAAAATCAATGACAAACGAATAAAAAACGACAGAATCAATCCCCCTGCATCCCTTTGA
- a CDS encoding low molecular weight protein-tyrosine-phosphatase has protein sequence MVKVLFVCLGNICRSPMAEAVFRHKVKEAGLEDKISIDSAGIGHWHVGKPPHEGTRRILTENNIDYAGITARQISSEDLEEFDYIIAMDEENVRHLKKLALEEHHSKIVRLLELLPGSDILNVPDPYYTGNFEHVYELINNSCEHLLRHIQQREQL, from the coding sequence ATGGTTAAAGTACTGTTTGTCTGTTTGGGGAATATTTGCCGCTCACCAATGGCTGAAGCAGTTTTTCGACATAAAGTTAAAGAGGCAGGACTGGAGGATAAAATTTCTATAGATTCGGCTGGAATTGGCCACTGGCATGTGGGGAAGCCCCCTCATGAAGGCACCCGACGGATTCTCACTGAGAACAACATTGACTATGCTGGCATAACAGCCAGGCAGATAAGCTCGGAAGATCTGGAAGAGTTTGATTATATTATCGCCATGGATGAGGAAAATGTCCGCCATTTGAAGAAGTTGGCTCTGGAGGAGCACCATTCTAAAATTGTCCGTTTGCTGGAACTTCTCCCCGGCAGTGACATTCTGAATGTACCCGATCCTTATTATACGGGAAACTTTGAGCATGTGTATGAGCTGATTAATAATAGTTGCGAGCATTTGCTGCGCCATATCCAGCAGCGTGAGCAGCTATGA
- a CDS encoding fructosamine kinase family protein, with the protein MIHKVEAILHEMGDQSALNEVTPVSGGDISRAFQAKTANGVYFIKMNDKAPEDFFQKEAEGLNLLRQAGALSVPKVYHVSPSSADDGYIVMEWVKGEPAPDAESRLGHGLALLHQHTHTHYGLAENNYIGRLPQPNGWEKSWTRFLREQRLGFQAKLADKRGRLPTGRKIRLEKLHDRLEQWVPDYHQPVLLHGDLWSGNWLAGPRGEPYLIDPAVFYGEREFELAFTELFGGFSPRFYAAYRDVQPLSDYYEEVRPLYQLYYLLVHLNLFGESYGPAVDRILTYYVG; encoded by the coding sequence ATGATACATAAAGTAGAGGCCATTTTGCATGAAATGGGAGACCAATCAGCACTGAATGAGGTGACACCTGTTTCCGGTGGTGATATCAGCCGGGCCTTTCAAGCGAAAACAGCCAATGGTGTCTATTTTATTAAAATGAACGATAAGGCTCCTGAGGATTTCTTTCAGAAAGAGGCTGAGGGACTAAACCTTTTACGACAAGCAGGCGCTTTATCTGTTCCAAAGGTATATCATGTCAGCCCCTCATCAGCCGATGACGGGTATATCGTCATGGAATGGGTTAAAGGGGAGCCGGCACCTGATGCGGAATCCCGTTTAGGGCATGGCCTTGCATTATTACATCAGCACACCCATACGCACTATGGATTGGCTGAAAACAACTATATTGGCAGGCTGCCACAGCCTAATGGCTGGGAAAAGAGCTGGACTCGTTTCTTAAGAGAACAGCGCTTAGGATTTCAAGCAAAATTAGCCGATAAAAGAGGGAGACTCCCCACAGGACGAAAAATAAGGCTTGAAAAGCTGCATGACAGACTTGAGCAATGGGTTCCCGATTATCACCAGCCTGTCCTTCTGCACGGGGATCTGTGGAGCGGGAACTGGTTGGCCGGCCCACGGGGAGAACCTTATCTGATTGATCCGGCTGTCTTCTATGGAGAACGGGAGTTTGAACTTGCTTTTACCGAACTGTTTGGAGGCTTTTCCCCTCGTTTTTATGCCGCTTATCGGGATGTCCAGCCATTATCCGATTACTATGAGGAAGTTCGCCCCCTTTATCAGCTGTATTACTTGCTTGTGCACTTGAATCTGTTCGGTGAATCCTACGGTCCGGCTGTGGATCGCATTTTAACATACTATGTAGGCTAA
- a CDS encoding sigma-70 family RNA polymerase sigma factor, which translates to MKAARKEGREISDEVLIQKIKEGSDHAFSLLVEKYRTDVFRTIFAILRDQREAEDAAQEVFLKIYHSLPNYENQGLKTWIMRIAANHAIDVKRKMDRRREEIIDAIDQMTPGESVELKIIKKEQRNLVRQRLHELPENYRDVIYGFYIDEKSYQQMAEEQQVHVKTIETKLYRARNWMKKHWKEDDFS; encoded by the coding sequence GTGAAAGCTGCAAGAAAGGAGGGGAGAGAGATCAGCGACGAGGTTCTGATTCAAAAAATAAAAGAAGGCAGTGACCATGCTTTCAGTCTTTTAGTCGAGAAATATCGCACGGATGTGTTCCGGACCATTTTTGCTATATTAAGAGACCAAAGAGAAGCAGAAGACGCTGCCCAAGAAGTATTTTTAAAAATTTATCATTCTCTCCCCAACTATGAAAATCAAGGTCTTAAAACTTGGATCATGCGGATTGCCGCTAATCATGCCATTGATGTAAAACGGAAGATGGACAGGCGCCGGGAGGAGATCATCGATGCGATTGATCAAATGACTCCGGGAGAGAGCGTCGAATTAAAAATAATTAAGAAGGAACAGCGAAATCTTGTGAGGCAAAGGCTTCACGAGCTTCCGGAAAATTACCGGGATGTCATATACGGTTTTTATATAGACGAAAAAAGCTATCAACAGATGGCAGAGGAACAGCAGGTTCATGTGAAGACGATCGAGACAAAGCTCTACAGGGCCCGCAACTGGATGAAAAAGCATTGGAAGGAGGACGATTTTTCATGA
- a CDS encoding undecaprenyl-diphosphate phosphatase: protein MDFITILKAIILGIVEGLTEFIPVSSTGHMIIVDDMWLKSEEFLTRYGANTFKVVIQLGSILAVVVAMKDRFIDLLGLGRRNKVGFEEQGRLKLTHVIVGLIPAGVLGVLFEDYIDEHLFTTGSVLISLVFGAFLMIIADVFGGKNPKVHTVDQITYKQALTIGLIQCLSLWPGFSRSGATISGGVLTGLSHRAAADFTFIMAVPIMAGASGISLLKNIEYISFDAMPFFIAGFISAFVFALISIKFFLKLIGKIKLVPFAIYRILLALVIYIVYF, encoded by the coding sequence ATGGATTTCATTACGATTTTAAAAGCGATTATTTTAGGAATTGTAGAAGGATTGACAGAATTTATACCTGTTTCGTCGACGGGCCACATGATTATTGTGGATGATATGTGGCTTAAATCAGAGGAATTTTTAACAAGATATGGAGCAAATACGTTTAAAGTTGTCATTCAGCTCGGCTCGATTTTAGCTGTAGTGGTCGCTATGAAGGACCGATTTATTGATTTATTAGGTTTGGGCCGCCGCAACAAAGTAGGCTTTGAAGAGCAGGGGCGACTAAAGTTAACACATGTGATCGTCGGCTTAATTCCTGCAGGTGTGTTAGGAGTATTATTTGAAGATTATATTGATGAACATTTATTTACGACTGGCAGTGTGTTAATCAGTTTGGTTTTTGGTGCTTTTTTGATGATTATTGCTGATGTATTCGGCGGGAAAAACCCGAAAGTTCACACTGTTGATCAAATTACATATAAGCAAGCTTTAACAATAGGGCTTATTCAATGCTTGTCTTTATGGCCTGGATTTTCCCGTTCCGGTGCGACGATTTCCGGAGGCGTTTTAACAGGGTTGAGCCACCGGGCTGCCGCTGATTTTACGTTTATTATGGCAGTGCCGATTATGGCCGGTGCCAGCGGGATTTCATTATTGAAAAACATTGAGTATATTTCGTTCGATGCCATGCCGTTTTTTATTGCCGGCTTTATTAGTGCATTTGTATTTGCTTTGATCTCAATTAAATTTTTCTTAAAGCTTATTGGAAAAATTAAACTCGTACCGTTTGCGATTTATCGGATACTTTTAGCTCTCGTTATTTATATTGTTTATTTTTAA
- a CDS encoding diacylglycerol kinase: protein MKRARIIYNPTSGRELFKKHLPEVLQKLEMAGYETSCHATTGEGDAIQAARTAVERRYDIVIAAGGDGTINEVVNGMAEQEYRPKLGIIPVGTTNDFARALHIPRDVEAAADIIVKGDTIPVDIGRMNNRYFINIAGGGRLTELTYEVPSKLKTVLGQLAYYLKGIEMLPSIRATEVSIEYDGKLFEGEAMLFLVALTNSVGGFEKLAPDASINDGLFTLIILKKINLADFIRIATLAIRGEHLNDENVIYTKANRVKVHSKEKMQLNLDGEYGGLLPAEFENLYRHFEVFVPIEKIRPQDRPL from the coding sequence ATGAAACGAGCAAGAATCATTTATAATCCGACTTCAGGCCGTGAATTGTTTAAAAAGCACCTTCCGGAAGTGCTGCAAAAGCTAGAAATGGCCGGTTATGAAACGTCCTGCCATGCAACGACCGGCGAGGGTGATGCAATTCAAGCAGCAAGGACCGCGGTGGAGCGCCGCTACGATATTGTCATCGCTGCCGGCGGAGACGGCACGATCAACGAAGTGGTAAACGGGATGGCGGAACAGGAATATCGGCCAAAGCTAGGGATTATTCCGGTGGGAACAACCAATGACTTTGCCCGGGCTCTACATATTCCGCGGGACGTCGAGGCGGCGGCAGATATTATTGTAAAAGGTGATACGATTCCAGTCGATATCGGAAGAATGAATAACCGTTATTTCATTAATATCGCCGGGGGCGGCCGGCTGACAGAGTTGACGTATGAAGTGCCGAGCAAGCTGAAAACAGTGCTTGGACAGCTCGCCTATTATTTAAAAGGGATCGAGATGCTTCCGTCCATTCGGGCAACAGAAGTCAGCATCGAATATGACGGTAAGCTGTTTGAAGGGGAGGCGATGCTGTTCCTTGTGGCCTTGACGAATTCTGTCGGCGGTTTTGAAAAGCTGGCTCCTGACGCATCCATTAATGACGGATTGTTTACGTTAATAATCCTGAAAAAAATCAATCTTGCTGATTTTATCCGGATCGCAACATTGGCGATACGCGGAGAACATTTAAATGATGAAAATGTTATTTACACAAAAGCAAACCGGGTTAAGGTGCATTCCAAAGAAAAAATGCAATTGAACCTTGACGGAGAATACGGTGGATTACTTCCGGCGGAATTTGAAAACCTGTACCGGCATTTCGAAGTATTTGTGCCAATTGAAAAAATTCGTCCGCAAGACCGTCCATTATAA
- a CDS encoding nicotinate phosphoribosyltransferase, giving the protein MKQIYNDDSLTLHTDLYQINMVEAYWRDNIHNRKAVFEMFFRKQPFGNGYAVFAGLERIIQYIQDFRFTDSDIEYLREEIGFSEDFLSYLKDLRFTGNIRCMKEGELVFANEPILRVDAPLAEAQLIETALLNIVNYQTLIATKAARIKQVVGDEEVMEFGTRRAQEMDAAIWGTRAAYIAGFDSTSNVRAGKLFGIPVAGTLAHSMVQAYKDEYTAFLKYAEAHKDCVFLVDTYDTLHSGVPNAIRVAKELGDKINFRAIRLDSGDLAYLSKEARKMLDEAGFHDTKIVASSDLDEYTISNLKSQGAKINSWGIGTKLITAYDQAALGAVYKLVAIEDENGNMVDSIKISSNPEKVTTPGLKKVYRIINTVSNKAEGDYIALEDENPQQENHLKMFHPVHRYISKSVTNFIAKDLHEDIYVDGKLVYELPCLEESREYVRKNLALLWDEYKRTMNPEVYPVDLSQKCWENKVRNIAEVREKVKKMTES; this is encoded by the coding sequence GTGAAACAAATTTACAATGATGACAGCTTGACACTGCATACCGATCTTTATCAGATTAATATGGTTGAGGCATACTGGCGCGATAACATCCATAACCGGAAAGCGGTATTTGAAATGTTTTTCCGGAAACAGCCGTTTGGAAACGGATATGCTGTGTTTGCCGGATTGGAGCGAATAATTCAATATATTCAAGATTTTCGCTTTACCGATAGCGATATTGAATATTTGCGGGAAGAAATCGGTTTTAGTGAGGATTTTCTTAGTTATTTAAAGGACTTGCGCTTTACCGGAAACATCCGCTGCATGAAAGAAGGAGAATTGGTTTTCGCGAATGAGCCGATTCTCAGGGTTGACGCTCCGCTTGCTGAAGCGCAGCTGATTGAGACGGCCCTCTTGAATATCGTGAACTACCAAACGCTGATTGCAACAAAGGCTGCCCGTATCAAGCAAGTTGTCGGAGATGAAGAAGTAATGGAGTTCGGTACGAGACGAGCACAGGAAATGGACGCAGCCATCTGGGGAACAAGAGCGGCGTATATTGCCGGCTTTGATTCAACCAGCAACGTCCGTGCCGGAAAATTGTTTGGCATCCCTGTTGCCGGAACTCTTGCTCATTCTATGGTGCAGGCATACAAAGATGAGTATACTGCATTCCTAAAATACGCGGAGGCTCATAAAGATTGTGTCTTCCTTGTTGATACGTATGATACGCTTCATTCAGGCGTGCCGAATGCAATTCGTGTGGCGAAAGAGCTTGGAGATAAAATTAATTTTAGAGCGATCCGTCTCGACAGCGGCGACCTTGCCTATCTATCGAAAGAAGCACGCAAAATGCTCGACGAAGCCGGTTTTCATGACACGAAAATTGTCGCTTCAAGCGATCTTGATGAATATACGATCAGCAACTTGAAGTCCCAAGGTGCGAAGATCAACAGCTGGGGAATCGGTACGAAGTTGATCACCGCCTACGATCAGGCTGCTCTAGGAGCTGTTTATAAGCTTGTCGCTATCGAAGATGAAAACGGTAACATGGTTGATTCAATCAAAATTTCATCCAATCCTGAAAAAGTGACGACACCCGGACTAAAAAAAGTTTATCGAATCATTAATACTGTCAGCAACAAAGCAGAGGGGGACTACATTGCGCTGGAGGATGAGAATCCACAACAGGAAAACCACCTGAAAATGTTCCATCCGGTCCATCGGTACATAAGCAAATCAGTCACTAATTTTATCGCAAAAGATTTGCATGAAGACATTTATGTAGACGGCAAGCTTGTTTATGAGCTGCCATGCCTTGAAGAGTCACGCGAGTATGTCCGGAAAAACCTCGCTTTGCTATGGGATGAATACAAACGCACGATGAATCCTGAGGTATATCCGGTTGACTTGAGCCAAAAGTGCTGGGAGAACAAAGTACGAAACATCGCAGAAGTCCGCGAGAAGGTTAAGAAAATGACGGAAAGTTAA
- a CDS encoding acetyl-CoA C-acyltransferase — MATVILEGVRTPFGKFRGKLADVTAKQLGTVAVKELLRRIPEAKKADGVLLAQVIQAGEGQNPARKVAVEAGVDLSVPAITLNNVCLAGLASVSDAARRIALQEGQLFIVGGYDSMTNAPHTANLRKSVPLGKAEFTDTLINDGLWCSLSNESMGVLTDKKNKELGITRKEQDEYACLSQQRAFSALKENRLQEEITPVYVNEELVKEDEGIRPNTTIEGLAKLRPVFTEDGTITAGNASQMSDGASAGIVASETLAEKHGYTPLARIIGWADIAGPDTSLHLKPALAIEKVLEKTGLAVNDIDLFEINEAFASVAIASCKKLRIPYEKVNVNGGAIAIGHPLGGTGFRLLLTLVHELRRRGGGKGIAALCGGGGQGTAVLVEVPERW; from the coding sequence ATGGCAACCGTAATTTTAGAAGGAGTCCGCACCCCATTTGGAAAATTTAGAGGAAAACTCGCAGATGTAACAGCTAAACAGCTGGGAACCGTCGCAGTTAAGGAATTGCTTCGCCGGATTCCGGAAGCGAAAAAGGCAGACGGAGTTTTGCTTGCCCAAGTAATTCAGGCCGGAGAAGGACAAAACCCGGCACGAAAAGTGGCCGTAGAGGCGGGAGTGGATCTTTCGGTACCTGCCATTACGCTTAATAATGTTTGTCTTGCCGGATTGGCTTCCGTATCGGATGCTGCCCGCCGGATTGCTTTACAGGAAGGGCAGTTATTCATAGTAGGGGGCTATGATTCGATGACGAACGCTCCGCACACAGCCAACTTGCGAAAAAGTGTCCCGCTTGGAAAAGCAGAGTTTACGGACACATTAATCAATGACGGCCTATGGTGCTCCCTCTCAAACGAATCAATGGGTGTATTGACTGACAAGAAAAACAAAGAACTGGGAATCACTCGAAAGGAACAAGATGAATATGCATGCCTTTCACAGCAACGGGCTTTTTCAGCATTAAAAGAAAACCGTTTGCAGGAAGAAATCACTCCTGTATACGTAAATGAAGAATTGGTAAAGGAAGATGAAGGCATTCGCCCAAACACCACTATTGAAGGATTAGCGAAACTCCGTCCCGTTTTTACAGAAGATGGAACGATTACAGCAGGAAACGCATCGCAAATGTCAGATGGAGCAAGTGCCGGAATTGTCGCAAGTGAGACGCTTGCTGAAAAACATGGATACACACCTCTTGCAAGAATTATCGGTTGGGCAGATATTGCGGGTCCGGATACGAGCCTCCATTTAAAACCGGCTCTGGCAATTGAAAAAGTCCTCGAGAAGACGGGGCTTGCGGTTAATGATATTGACTTGTTTGAAATTAACGAAGCGTTTGCCAGTGTGGCAATTGCCAGCTGCAAAAAGCTCCGGATTCCATACGAAAAAGTGAATGTTAACGGCGGAGCGATCGCTATCGGCCATCCTTTAGGAGGCACCGGTTTCCGGCTGCTCTTAACTCTTGTTCATGAATTAAGACGGCGCGGCGGCGGAAAGGGAATTGCGGCACTTTGCGGCGGGGGCGGCCAGGGAACAGCAGTCCTAGTAGAAGTTCCGGAGAGGTGGTAA
- a CDS encoding AMP-binding protein, whose protein sequence is MTANIQETFDFLNQQDPVWYPDKTLIENANIQLFMKKHSIPNIEELHRKSIQNPEWFYESVLEELEIPWRKPYEQLLNTEKGIPFAKWFTGGKTNLHYYTIEKQISLGRGNKIALIWEGEDGCSISFTYKELNEKVNELAAALKSLGVSKGDRIGIYLPPIPEVPISLFACAKIGAVVIPVFSGYGAEAVASRLIDGEAKVLITADGFYRRGKTVKMKEEADRAIELAPSVQRVIIVNRLNRNIAINPSKDIWYEELIRNHSSQATETEFVDSDDPFMILYTSGTTGRPKGTVHTHTGFPLKSALDLYFCFDLKRTDRIFWLTDFGWMMGPWLLLGAAVHGATVILYDGSPDFPHEGRLWELIERHQVSIFGISPTLIRSLMTKDVDVPNLPSLRILGSTGEPWNPNAWYWYLEKVGNGRCPIINYSGGTEVSGGILGTYPIFPLKPCGFHGPIPGMAAGVVNDRGEKVDHAVGDLTITAPFVGMTKSFWNDDKRYLEAYWSKWKGIWAHGDFAAVDRHGFWYLLGRSDDTIKVAGKRIGPPEIEAAVTAHEAVKEAAAVGIPHPVKGEVPVVFAVLHNRESLHPELEQELQTYAERSLGKALKPDKVHIVSELPYTQSGKIARRVIKSSYLGESPGDISTLKNSEALKEITERGKGIEYIG, encoded by the coding sequence ATGACAGCAAATATTCAAGAAACTTTTGATTTCCTCAACCAGCAAGATCCGGTGTGGTATCCTGATAAAACACTCATTGAAAATGCAAACATCCAATTATTCATGAAAAAACATAGTATCCCTAACATCGAAGAACTCCACAGAAAGTCGATACAGAACCCTGAATGGTTTTATGAAAGCGTGCTTGAAGAGCTTGAAATACCATGGCGAAAGCCGTATGAACAACTTTTGAATACAGAAAAAGGCATTCCATTTGCAAAGTGGTTTACAGGTGGAAAAACCAATCTTCATTATTACACCATTGAAAAACAGATCAGCCTTGGAAGAGGTAATAAGATTGCATTGATCTGGGAAGGAGAAGATGGCTGCTCGATATCTTTTACCTACAAAGAACTAAACGAAAAAGTAAATGAGCTTGCAGCTGCCCTTAAATCCCTTGGAGTTTCTAAAGGAGACCGCATCGGGATTTACCTTCCGCCCATTCCGGAAGTGCCAATCTCTTTATTTGCCTGTGCAAAAATTGGTGCGGTTGTTATTCCGGTGTTTTCAGGATACGGGGCCGAGGCCGTCGCATCAAGGCTGATTGACGGAGAAGCAAAAGTATTGATCACAGCCGACGGTTTTTATCGCCGTGGAAAGACCGTCAAGATGAAGGAGGAAGCTGATCGGGCAATTGAGCTGGCTCCATCGGTGCAGCGAGTCATTATTGTGAACCGCTTAAACAGGAACATTGCCATTAATCCGAGTAAAGATATATGGTATGAGGAGTTAATTAGAAACCATTCATCCCAGGCGACTGAGACCGAATTCGTCGATTCCGATGATCCTTTCATGATTTTGTATACATCCGGTACGACCGGACGGCCGAAAGGAACCGTTCATACACATACAGGATTTCCGTTAAAGAGCGCGCTAGATTTGTATTTTTGTTTCGATTTAAAAAGAACGGACCGCATATTCTGGCTGACAGACTTTGGCTGGATGATGGGCCCGTGGCTGCTGCTCGGTGCCGCAGTGCACGGCGCAACAGTTATCCTCTATGATGGGAGCCCGGATTTTCCTCATGAGGGGCGGCTCTGGGAATTAATCGAACGCCATCAAGTTTCAATCTTTGGGATTTCTCCTACTCTCATCCGCTCACTGATGACAAAAGATGTTGACGTGCCTAATCTTCCGTCTCTACGGATTCTTGGCTCGACAGGGGAACCGTGGAATCCGAATGCATGGTACTGGTATTTAGAAAAAGTCGGGAACGGGCGGTGCCCGATTATTAATTATTCAGGAGGTACAGAAGTGTCAGGAGGAATTTTAGGCACCTATCCCATTTTTCCACTGAAACCATGCGGGTTCCATGGGCCAATACCTGGAATGGCTGCCGGCGTTGTCAATGACCGCGGAGAAAAAGTGGACCATGCAGTCGGGGATTTAACCATAACGGCTCCGTTTGTAGGGATGACGAAATCATTCTGGAACGATGATAAACGCTATTTAGAAGCCTATTGGTCTAAGTGGAAAGGAATTTGGGCGCACGGTGATTTTGCCGCAGTGGACCGCCATGGATTCTGGTATTTGCTTGGACGTTCCGACGACACAATCAAGGTGGCCGGGAAACGGATCGGCCCCCCAGAAATCGAAGCAGCGGTAACGGCTCATGAAGCTGTAAAGGAAGCGGCAGCAGTCGGAATCCCGCACCCGGTCAAAGGAGAAGTTCCTGTCGTTTTTGCCGTTTTACACAATCGCGAGTCTTTACACCCTGAATTGGAACAAGAATTGCAAACTTATGCAGAACGCTCTCTCGGGAAAGCCTTGAAGCCGGATAAAGTCCATATCGTTTCAGAGCTTCCATATACACAGAGCGGAAAAATTGCCAGAAGGGTCATCAAATCATCGTATCTCGGCGAGTCGCCGGGGGATATTTCGACCTTGAAAAACAGCGAAGCGCTAAAGGAAATTACCGAAAGGGGAAAGGGAATTGAGTATATTGGCTAA
- a CDS encoding acyl-CoA dehydrogenase family protein, whose protein sequence is MAKERKQIDLSEELSRPFIQNERQEALFRQAAVLADRFQTRAAEIDEEGRFPFENFQDLKDSSYVSLSVPEKFGGKEISLYEFLLLQERIAQGDASTALCIGWHVGVIYDLRERQTWESAKFEWICREVVQNKVLINRAATEIATGSPTRGGKPQTTAVKKNGKWIITGRKSFTSMAVGLDYSLVTATIEESGEVGSFLVDHRLKGVSVEENWDMLGMRGTRSDDLVLDQVELPEDALVELDQLDNPNAKTSRAWLLHIPACYLGVAIAARNYAVTFAAEYQPNSLQSPIKNVPEVQRKIGEMDLELLKARNVLYSVARRWDTEPDKREGMAGELAAAKHIAVNSANAVVDLAMRIVGARSLQKSNPLQRFYRDVRTGLHNPPMDDAVISLLAKQALQNFK, encoded by the coding sequence TTGGCTAAAGAACGTAAACAAATCGATCTATCTGAAGAATTGTCTAGGCCTTTTATTCAAAATGAACGCCAGGAAGCTCTTTTTCGCCAGGCAGCGGTGCTTGCAGATCGTTTTCAAACGAGGGCGGCAGAAATCGATGAAGAGGGGAGGTTTCCGTTTGAAAATTTTCAGGATCTGAAAGACTCCTCCTATGTTTCTCTTTCCGTTCCCGAAAAATTTGGAGGCAAAGAAATTTCGCTTTACGAATTTCTCCTGCTGCAGGAAAGGATCGCCCAGGGTGATGCTTCGACCGCTTTATGTATTGGCTGGCACGTTGGGGTTATTTACGACCTCAGGGAAAGGCAGACATGGGAAAGCGCCAAGTTTGAATGGATTTGCCGCGAAGTTGTGCAAAACAAGGTGTTGATTAACCGTGCGGCCACAGAGATTGCAACAGGAAGTCCAACGAGAGGCGGCAAACCGCAAACTACCGCAGTTAAAAAGAATGGCAAGTGGATAATCACAGGAAGAAAGTCGTTTACGTCAATGGCCGTTGGCCTTGATTATTCATTAGTAACAGCAACGATCGAAGAATCAGGTGAGGTCGGCTCCTTTTTGGTTGATCATCGGCTTAAAGGAGTCAGTGTGGAAGAAAACTGGGATATGCTCGGGATGCGCGGTACGAGGAGTGATGACCTTGTGCTTGATCAGGTCGAGCTGCCGGAGGATGCGCTTGTAGAATTGGATCAATTAGATAATCCGAATGCTAAGACTTCGAGGGCATGGCTGCTTCATATTCCGGCCTGCTATCTCGGAGTTGCGATTGCGGCCAGAAATTATGCGGTTACTTTTGCGGCAGAATATCAGCCGAACAGTCTTCAAAGTCCAATTAAAAATGTTCCAGAGGTGCAAAGGAAAATTGGCGAAATGGATTTGGAGCTTTTAAAAGCAAGAAACGTTCTATACTCTGTAGCACGGCGCTGGGATACAGAACCCGACAAACGTGAAGGAATGGCCGGAGAACTGGCGGCAGCCAAACATATCGCAGTCAACAGCGCCAATGCAGTGGTTGATTTAGCGATGAGGATTGTAGGGGCAAGAAGCTTGCAAAAATCCAACCCGCTTCAGCGTTTTTACAGGGATGTCAGGACAGGGCTTCACAATCCGCCGATGGATGATGCAGTTATTTCTTTGCTCGCAAAACAAGCATTGCAAAATTTTAAATAA